A window of Nitrosopumilaceae archaeon genomic DNA:
GGAGGAGGAGCAGGTAAAGTAAGATTTAATGAATTTACCATTACAAAAACAACGGATAAAGCATCTCCATTGTTTTTCAACCAGCTAGTGTCTGGAAAATCTGGACCAGCACAAATTACTCTCTGCAGAAAAGCAGGCGGTGAACAGCAGCCTTATCTCCAGTTCACATTAGGGAATACATTGATTTCATCATACAATATATCATCAGGCGGTGACCGTCCCTCCGAAAGTCTTACTCTAAACTTTCAAACATTAACTTTCATATGGTTTGAACAAAGTCCTAACGGTACTCCTACACCAATTTCTTCTGTATGTTTTGACGTCTTCACAAACAACGCTTGCTCATCTAATTCATAAATATCTGGAAAACATTTTTAGATTCTAGGATCGAAAGTTAGTACAAGTCATACAGGATTCAAATCAAAATTATGAATGAATCAATTGCCTATTTTGTTGAATTATTTTGAGAAAAGCAAGATTTGAAGTGCAAGTTTGCAAGCTTTCCAAAAATGAAAGATCATCTGTAAATACTATTAATTTTTACTTACCGTGGGTCTGGATAGTGAAAAAAATTCACACTCTTCCGATATTTGCGATTCTAGTATTTGTTCTATCATTCTCAATTCAAGATGCACATGCTAT
This region includes:
- a CDS encoding type VI secretion system tube protein Hcp; the protein is MKLAIILVVVLGLIIASSSAFAETDSHKISGDPIYLNYAGISGNSNAGGCSGIQLDSFQWGAGTQTGTQSSGSGGGAGKVRFNEFTITKTTDKASPLFFNQLVSGKSGPAQITLCRKAGGEQQPYLQFTLGNTLISSYNISSGGDRPSESLTLNFQTLTFIWFEQSPNGTPTPISSVCFDVFTNNACSSNS